TGTGGCGAGTGTGATGAAGCTCTTTGAGAAGTTCTGGGAATCCGGCATGCCCAGTGCATCTGAGCCAaggccagcagccaggcagaagGAGCAGCCCGTCGCCAGGAGAGCCTTCCAAGTGGGGaagttggaagaaaagaaatcgAGGGAAGCCTTTGAGGAAGAATCCTCGCAGGCTTCCCTTGACAAAGTCACCAGAGAAGCTGTTGGAAGTGTCTGCGACACTTTGGAATCCTTTGTAGCTTCCCGGTTTGAGCAAGACTTCAACTGCAAATATTCTGAAATCGTGGCGCTTCCCACTGTCAACCTCTCTAACAGGAAGCCACAGCCATCCCAGGTGTGTCTCTCAAGACAGGGCAtgagggaagggcagggactACCAAGAGCATCAgaagagcagagcccagaagcaaggcagagagaaaagttGCCCATGATCCGACCAGCGCCAGACACTGCTGAGATCTCACGACTGAGTCACAGGATTGTGAGGGAGAGCATCCAAAAGGCTGTCTCCGAAGTTCAGCGGCTGCACACAGAACTGCAGGTCTATGCCAGAACCATTGTCCTTAGCGTGGTTGAAAAAGCGAAGGACAAGTTGGAGcgggaaatgaaagcaaaggcCTTAGACACCACTTCAAACAGCAAAACGGTGGCAAGTGGGATGACGCGCTCTGTATCAGAGCAGAGCTCTCAGCCTGGGACTGCACGGAAGCTGGAGAAGAACTTGGGAAGGCGTGTCACCAAACAGCCTGTGCCAAGcaaagggaaggagagctgTCCCTTGGAGCACCTCCAAAGATCACCTGATCTCCTCCAAGCTGTCCAGCGAGGCTCTGAGCAAGGTGCCCCCACAGCAGGCTCTTCTGCCCCCCTAGGGGAATCCCACAGTCTGCGGAGGTCAGAGAGCACCACAGGCACCATCCCTTCCATGGGCCCGCAGTTTGTCAGGCAGCCCGTTCCTCCATCTGTTCCAAAGCACCCTGTCCAGAGAGGAGCGCGGTGCCTACGTGTGCGTGTCAAGCCTGTCCCATTCAAGCCTCAGTAGCCTGAGGCGGAAGCAGAGAATAAAGAGTTTACATCCAAGTGTTTGCTTGTGCCTACATTTATTCAAGCCaggtgtactgggtctggctgggatgttaactttccctgcagcagcccatacagtgctgtgctctgcacttgtagctaaaacagcagtggtatcacaccagtgttgtgtctgctgctgagcagtgctggcacagcatcaggactctctctaaccctcctagggggtgggcaaaaaatgtgagaaaagaaacatcaccagggcagctgacctaaaccaaccaaagggatattcca
Above is a genomic segment from Cygnus atratus isolate AKBS03 ecotype Queensland, Australia unplaced genomic scaffold, CAtr_DNAZoo_HiC_assembly HiC_scaffold_149, whole genome shotgun sequence containing:
- the FSIP2 gene encoding fibrous sheath-interacting protein 2, giving the protein MASRTNCSNTFPGTELQHRWQLGERGSGLLDLPLGVKIPLVPGTKPVFCRTKLGEKLHQPSAQFHLGDPYCRLLRTEYNCLHDPHLQAYYNRKDNLQNLKSKGYVTSDGKVVCTLKEFNEYRQYLTTLKLEAEKTRRKEEEKLQQELSKLKKLDPSLTAGIDSSCQSSSSNVYLVMGQKASLLEPKKPAGPPSCKSRRNPLQSGQYRRLKAAPSGLELGREDAKLPGSIHTVTESERKSPVPADGVFKAALEEQAARESQRIEEVARTVVRQVFERVQALDQSARVLKRAPHKSRERLCGSAKSAEPSETSPLDKEQEIALLAKKVVASVMKLFEKFWESGMPSASEPRPAARQKEQPVARRAFQVGKLEEKKSREAFEEESSQASLDKVTREAVGSVCDTLESFVASRFEQDFNCKYSEIVALPTVNLSNRKPQPSQVCLSRQGMREGQGLPRASEEQSPEARQREKLPMIRPAPDTAEISRLSHRIVRESIQKAVSEVQRLHTELQVYARTIVLSVVEKAKDKLEREMKAKALDTTSNSKTVASGMTRSVSEQSSQPGTARKLEKNLGRRVTKQPVPSKGKESCPLEHLQRSPDLLQAVQRGSEQGAPTAGSSAPLGESHSLRRSESTTGTIPSMGPQFVRQPVPPSVPKHPVQRGARCLRVRVKPVPFKPQ